The Ooceraea biroi isolate clonal line C1 chromosome 11, Obir_v5.4, whole genome shotgun sequence genome includes a region encoding these proteins:
- the LOC113562918 gene encoding UDP-glucuronic acid decarboxylase 1-like — MVITQRKMKQVAIFVVCILLVLGFYKTLVTTEEEQSFGRRRLIGGKVGLDDKNDVEVANGKVHNGNEELSDGDIKNIEEAKIRIRELEGKLQHLEAAIKNGVAKDFPTVKFLNYKNRKRILVTGGAGFVGSHLVDRLMLAGHEVIVVDNFFTGRKRNVEHWVGHENFELVHHDIVRPLYLEVDEIYHLASPASPPHYMLNPVKTIKTNTLGTINMLGLAKRVGARVLIASTSEVYGDPNEHPQAETYWGHVNPIGPRACYDEGKRVAETLSYAYMRQEGVSVRVARIFNTFGPRMHMNDGRVVSNFILQALQNDSITIYGSGKQTRSFQYVSDLVDGLVALMASNYTLPVNIGNPVEHTIEKFARMIKDLVGATSEIVELAAVEDDPQRRKPDISRAKKYLNWEPKVPLAEGLKKTIVYFAKELQRTKHSQKSSFKHSSYKNDHDIVEQL, encoded by the exons ATGGTTATCACGCAACGAAAGATGAAGCAGGTTGCGATCTTCGTGGTTTGTATATTGTTGG TATTGGGCTTTTACAAAACTCTGGTGACGACAGAAGAGGAACAAAGCTTCGGACGACGCCGATTAATCGGTGGGAAAGTCGGTCTGGATGACAAGAACGATGTCGAAGTTGCGAATGGAAAAGTGCACAATGGCAATGAGGAGTTATCCGATGGAGATATCAAGAACATCGAAGAGGCGAAGATTCGCATCCGCGAGCTCGAGGGGAAGCTTCAGCATCTGGAAGCAGCGATCAAGAACGGCGTGGCGAAAGATTTCCCGACGGTGAAGTTCCTAAATTACAAGAATCGCAAACGGATACTAGTGACCGGTGGTGCGGGTTTCGTTGGTTCTCACTTGGTGGACCGTCTGATGCTCGCCGGCCACGAAGTCATAGTCGTCGACAACTTCTTCACCGGCAGGAAGCGAAACGTAGAGCACTGGGTCGGCCATGAGAACTTCGAGCTGGTGCATCACGACATCGTGAGGCCACTGTACCTGGAGGTTGACGAGATCTATCATCTCGCTAGTCCGGCTAGTCCGCCGCACTACATGTTGAATCCTGTGAAAACGATAAAGACGAATACTTTGGGCACGATAAATATGTTGG GACTCGCGAAACGAGTCGGTGCGCGAGTGCTGATCGCGAGCACGTCGGAGGTTTACGGCGATCCTAATGAGCATCCACAGGCGGAAACGTATTGGGGCCACGTAAATCCCATCG GTCCACGAGCGTGTTACGACGAAGGCAAGCGAGTTGCTGAGACATTGAGCTACGCTTACATGAGACAGGAGGGCGTTTCGGTTCGGGTTGCGCGAATCTTTAACACCTTCGGTCCCAGAATGCACATGAACGATGGTCGCGTTGTGTCCAACTTCATCCTCCAGGCTTTGCAAAATGACTCCATTACGATTTACGGTAGCGGAAAACAAACGCGATCGTTTCAATACGTCTCCGATCTGGTAGATGGATTGGTAGCGCTAATGGCATCTAATTACACACTTCCCGTCAATATCGGGAATCCTGTGGAACATACGATTGAGA AGTTCGCACGCATGATAAAAGATTTGGTGGGCGCTACCAGTGAAATAGTCGAACTTGCGGCAGTGGAGGACGACCCGCAGAGGAGAAAACCGGATATTAGCAGAGCGAAGAAGTATCTGAACTGGGAGCCGAAGGTTCCTCTAGCTGAAGGCCTGAAAAAAACTATAGTATACTTTGCTAAAGAATTACAAAGGACAAAGCATTCTCAGAAAAGCAGCTTTAAACACTCTTCTTATAAAAATGATCACGATATAGTAGAGCAACTCTAG